The genome window cactgttgCCATTTGCTTATGCCATCAACATAAAACTAGTATTCCCATTATCATTCTCTCCAAGTTGAATTTGTCCgtctcacacaaacaaacagcttGTTTTTCATGTCAAACATTGACACTCCTTTTCAGCAGGAAAAAATGCACTACCATAAGTAAACATGTCATTTTACTTCTCTCCAACAACAGACGGCATACATTACAATCACTTCCAAACAAGCAAATGGGGAAAAGTCTGTCCATTGCCATTAGTGACTAGAGCCTAGCCTGTGTGATTGCAACCGGCAGTCTGAGACATGCAATGCATAATAAAATAATACATCCTGCATCATTcatgagtgtgagtgagtgagtgagtgagtgagtgagtgagtgagtgagtgagtgagcgagtgagcgagtgagcgagtgagtgagcgagtgagcgagtgagtgagtgagcgagtgagtgagtgatggagtgagtgatggagtgatggagtgagTTCTTGCGGGTCTGTGTAGATGTGTGCCTGCCTGTTTGAGAGAGActaaaaagagagggatgagaaacAAAGAGCCAGTTGTAAGAGATGGAGAGCAGCGAAAGCCTTATACTACTATTAGTCAGCGGCGGTTGATGATGATAATTATCCCAGTGTGATAAATGATTACTGATGCTGTGAGTAATTGCTTCAGCAGCTCACAGGACTCTCCAGAATGGACTTCTTTCACAACTCTCTTATCTGGAGCAGCTAAATCAGGCGAGCCAggaaggcaaagggtggtggtGAATAAGCCTTTTGAATTTCACAGCTGTCTCActacaaccacaaagaccaatcGGAGACTGTTGGGCACTTCAATAGGACTCCAGCATAGAATTGATGAAAATGAAAATGTCAACGTTCTCTTGCGTGATAAGGTTTACTGCTAGTGGCTGTTTTGAaacattgtgtgtatgtgtgtacggaGGTAAAGATTGTGCATGATTCGTCTGATCACAGCAGTCAGACCCTCAGTCTTCTGCAGATGGCATCCTGTTTATACCATCTCTGTATCTCAATCACGACCATACCCAATGCATTGCAGAGCTTCACATAATACACTATGCATCTTACCATTGGTTGTACTTTCCAATGTGTATCAAACTATTGTTGTAGTGGCTAGTCTCTATGAAATGAGATGTTGGATGGAAGAGGCCTACTTACGGAGACTGTTAGCAGGTACCCTGTTGGCTTGCATGTTGTCATAGTGCTGTCCATGCACTCCAATGTCTTCTGAGTGTTCTCCTGGACCAGGCTGGCGCATCACCTGGGCTAGAGCcctgacaagaaacacaaacacctCAATCAGCTGGTTCACGCAATAATAAAACGTGGCAAGGAAATCAAAATGGCTAGGAAATCGAGCAAAATTACAGTAGCTCAAACACCGTAAACCTCAATATTTATCTGATATTTATCGGAAATCCTTACAGGTCTTAATGTTTGAATAATGTAGATTAAATCAAATGAATTATTCTCATGCTTGTAGATGAACTACCAATGAGCAATTATCATACGCTCAAAGGGTTTTCGTTTGATATGCACAGTACCATTTATGCTATATTGGGTTAGTGGGATCACCTTCCTTTGTGCATTGATTATATAGTTGAGAATTATGACAAATCACAATAGGGATCACAAGGCATGTTGAGACAAAGGCAGCCCACtgagcacagacgtcagttcaacgtctggTTTTGATTTacttttggttgagttgtcaactaaatTAAAGTCATCACATTGAATctttttgttgaaatgacatggaaacaacattgaatCAACCAATTTAAGGGGGAAGTGAACCTAAGTTCCCCCAAAAAAGAACAACGAATCTAATTAAAATGCTGAAATCTAGGGCAGTGAGATAATTAAAAACAATTGCAGGTGTAATGGAGTAAAAAAGTGGCTTTTAATGGCACCATGTTGGTAGATGACATCAAGAGAGATGAGAGCGTGGCTCATCACACACTACTACCTATAACGCATCTGGTTTTACCAGGACATAGTGAGCATGGCTCATCACACACTACTACCTACAACGCATCTGGTTTTACCAGGACATAGTGAGCATGGCTCATCACACACTACTACCTACAACACATCTGGTTTTACCAGGACGTAGTGAGCATGGCTCATCACACACTACTACCTACAACACATCTGGTTTTACCAGGACGTAGTGAGCATGGCTCATCACACACTACTACCTACAACACATCTGGTTTTACCAGGACGTAGTGAGCATGGCTCATCACACACTACTACCTACAACACATCTGGTTTTACCAGGACGTAGTGAGCATGGCTCATCACACACTACTACCTACAACACATCTGGTTTACCAGGACGTAGTGAGCATGGCTCATCACACACTACTACCTACAACACATCTGGTTTTACCAGGACGTAGTGAGCATGGCTCATCACACACTACTACCTACAACACATCTGGTTTTACCAGGACGTAGTGAGCATGGCTCATCACACACTACTACCTACAACACATCTGGTTTTACCAGGACGTAGTGAGCATGGCTCATCACACACTACTACCTACAACACATCTGGTTTGCCAGGACGTAGTGAGCATGGCTCATCACACACTACTACCTACAGCACATCTGGTTTTACCAGGACGTAGTGAGCATGGCTCATCACACACTACTACCTACAACACATCTGGTTTACCAGGACATAGTGAGCATGGCTCAAGACATCAATGCAATTGGACAGGTATTCACAGTCACTCACAAATAAAATGTAGTAGGCTGGTATTGCCTATGATTGCCAATCAAATTGTGGTCAGTTGAACTGACTGAGCATGTATATTTATTCTATATTTTAACACTTCCCACTGGACAAAAATTGGTTGGATCATGAATCAATGtttccatgtgtatgtgaccaatacaatttgatttgatttcaaccaACAAATCTATGTGATGTGGGAAAACTGACTGAATTTGAAAAAGGTCATCAAGGTAAGGAAATTTCATATTtatttcacccaacttttaaccgaaatgttttgttgattttgtTGATGatttcaaccaaatgtaaatcgaAACTAGaaattgaactgacgtctgtgtccagtgggTTATCACCTAGTTTAACAAAACAGCATATTTAATGCATCCATTTTTTTGTTAGGAAACTTCTGACACCCAAATAAAAGTTAAATTCCTGCATTCATTTAGGCTATCCAAAGTTGTTACTGCATTGCGCACAGGGACTGCTGATGTTGTTTACTGTACACACACCTTGACATGTTTTCTCTGTGTGGACGGTGCGCCTTTTCAAGTCCAAGTTTTGTGAAAATCCCAACGAGGGCCATTATGGCAACAACTCCACATATTATATACACAATTAAGTTTGTCTTATCCTTTGTGGGGTCGTGAGTGGGGTCTTTTTTCTTAGGCGGGGGTCTGCCTGTCATCATCCACGGCGGGGTGTCATAGTTTTTGCAGGTGGTCTGGTCCAGCCGCGAGCTTGTAAACTCACAGCAGAATCTAAAGCCACAGGTCCCGCAGCAGTACAGGTAACTGCCCGTCTGGCACACAAACGGCGGATCCCACTGGCCCATCACATCGTAATAACCCCGGCACCTGTCCTCTGTATGCGGACTCTCCGAAACGCTATTCTCTCTATTTAATTTTGACTCGTTGGTACCCGTTGGTACCATAATAAAGCCGTCCAGCTTCTGCCCTGGCTCCCCCTCCGCGTCGCATACAAGAACTTTCACCAAAAAGTAGCCAAGCAACAACCCCGCGCTTCTCATCATGTGCGTCCCTTTGTTACTTTTCTTCTCCACTGTAGACGAAGGAAAGGCGATGACCAGGTATCATAACAAGCTTGTACGCATAATCCAAGAACGTGAAACACAGCCATCCGCGATTATTATCATGATTACGCACCGCAACTTCTGCGCGTAATTGTCCATCAGCGCACGGTGATGTTGTATGGGAATTTGTGTAAATGTTATATCTGTTCCAATTTCTTATAACAAAAAAACGGATGAGATCTTTACACTGATGCGACAACAACACTTTTACAGTTGCTACAGGTATCTTAAATAGGTTTAGATCATTTCTCTGCGCTACGCCACAGACATCCTCCGTTGACAGTCGGAGCTCTTGTTGGTAGTTCACTCCAGGCAGTGGGAATATTACCGAACCGATTACCGACAGAGtggggaagaaagaggaggaggagacacttgTGGTAggtgggagagagacaggcagaaagagagagatctgGTGTATGCAATCTGTGGTTTTTATACAGAACAACATGCTCAGATTTCATGTTTTCATAGTAGCCTACTGCAGGCTACagaaaaatatatactgtattcagaCAATACAATACTGTCCGAATTGTTTTTTCTTTATATGCCTATAAAGTCGCAGGGTGCTTTGAAATGATAGAGTTGCAATGTTGCTGTTGTCTGTCAAGTCAAATGTGATTTCATGCATGTTGTATTTGATTGCTATTTGTGGCCCATATATTGCACCTTATTTGTACCATTATGTATTGCTCAATAGGCCACAGCTATGAAAAGAGCCTATAGCCCAAGCAAACAAGGTGTGATTAGTATTGGTGTGACCTTTGTCATTGCAGTGCTGTAACTCTATTATCATTTGAGGTGATAAAATATACATAATCAATACAATTCATCTGACTAATGCATTTGATTTGTATACCTGTACATTTTGGAATTCTGAATGTATATCCCTTGATTGTACCACACACAGAAGGGCATGATCACATCATTATTTCCGTAAGACTTTTACTGTGGGTGTTGAAACCTCTAAAGCGCTTGATCATTGAGAACAACTCCCTAGTCAAAAAATCCTATAGGATTCCAATAGAAAAATGTAGAACCTATCCTATAGGATTTTATTCCTATTGAATCCTATAGGGGTCCATTTGGactggttccaatagtttttatTTGATTGGAATCCAATAGCAGTTGTTGACTAGGTAGATGTTCTCAAAATTAAAGTGCTTCAGAGGTTTCAACACCCACAGTAAAAGTCCTAAATAAATAATTGCATGATCATGCTATTTTGTGTGTGGTACAATCAGGGGAGACAGTACATTCAGCATTTCAaaatccagtggtgtaaagtacttaagtaaaaatactttaaatacTTTCATTGTTTTTgctggtatctgtactttactttactatttatattttttaaacttttacttttacttcacttcattcctgaagaaaataatgcactttttacttcatacattttccctgacacccaaaagtatttgtTACCTTTTgcatgcttagcaggacaggaaaatggtcaaattcccAGACTTATTAAGAGAACTGCCTctaatctggcggactcactaaacacatgcttcatttgtaaatgacgtctgagtgttggagtgtgcccctggctatccgtaaattggAAAAAAATACTAGAAAatgatgctgtctggtttgcttaatataaggaatttgaaattatttatacttttaaaatgacttttgatacttaagtatatctgagcaattacatttagttttgatacttaagtatatttaaaaccaaatacttttagactttacatttacatttacatttaagtcatttagcagacgctcttatccagagagacttacaaattggtgcattcaccttaggatatccagtggaacaaccactttacaatagtgcatctaaatcttttaagggagggggggggttagaaggattactttatcctatcccaggtattccttaaagaggtggggtttcaggtgtctctggaaggtggtgattgactccgctgtcctggcgtcgtgagggagcttgttccaccattggggtgccagagcagcgaacagttttgactgggctgagcgggaactgtgcttcctcagaggtaaggaggcgagcaggccagaggtggatgaacgcagtgcccttgtttgggtgtagggcctgatcagagcctgaaggtacgaaggtgccgttcccctcacagctccgtaggcaagcaccatggtcttgtagcggatgcgagcttcaactggaagccagtggagagagcggagaagCGGGGTGacttgagagaacttgggaaggttgaacaccagacgggctgcggcgttctggatgagttgtaggggtttaatggcacaggcagggagcccagccaacagcgagttgcagtaatccagacgggagatgacaagtgcctggattaggacctgcgccgcttcctgtgtgaggcagggtcgtactctgcgaatgttgtagagcatgaacctacaggatcgggtcaccgccttgatgttagtggagaacgacagggtgttgtccagggtcacgccaaggttcttagcactctgggaggaggacacaagggagttgtcaaccgtgatggcgagatcatggaacgggcagtccttccccgggaggaagagcagctccatcttgccgaggttcagcttgaggtggtgatccgtcatccacactgatatgtctgccagacatgcagagatgcgattcgccacctggttatcagaagggggaaaggagaagattaattgtgtgtcgtctgcatagcaatgataggagagaccatgtgaggatatgacagagccaagtgacttggtgtaaagcgagaacaggagagggcctagaacagagccctgggggacaccagtggtgagggcacgtggtgcggagacagattctcgccacgccacctggtaggagcgacctgtcaggtaggacgcaatccaagcgtgggccgcgccggagatgcccagctcggagagggtggagaggaggatctgatggttcacagtatcaaaggcagcagataggtctagaaggatgagaacagaggagagagagttagctttagcagtgtggagagcctccgtgacacagagaagagcagtctcagttgaatgcccggtcttgaaacctgactgattaggatcaagaaggtcattctgagagagatagcaggagagctggccaaggacggcacgttcaagagttttggagagaaaagaaagaagggatactggtctgtagttgttgacatcggagcgatcgagtgtaggttttttcagactttttactcaatactattttactgggtgactttcacttttacttgagtcatttgctataaaggtatctttacttttactcaagtatgacaatttggtactttttccacccctgCCAAAATGTACAGTCATACAAATCAAATGCATTCCCAAAATTGTGCCCCTAACCCATAGGATTTTATTTTAGAATCCTATAGGAGTCCAATAGGACTAGTTCCAGGGGGGAATCCTATAGGAGTCCAATAGGACTAGTTCCAGGGGGGATCCTATAGGAGTCCAATAGGACTAGTTCCAGGGGGAATCCTATAGGAGTCCAATAGGACTAGTTCCAGGGGGGATCCTATAGGAGTCCAATAGGACTAGTTCCAGGGGGGATCCTATAGGAGTCCAATAGGACTAGTTCCAGGGGGGATCCTATAGGAGTCCAATAGGACTAGTTCCAGGGGGGATCCTATACTGTAggtcaaatgttattttttttttaggaGATCagagttattttttttttacaggacaGATGTAAGTAGAGGTATGGAGACATAGATAAGGGTACAGAAAGGGCTTAAAGGCACAGACAGTCAGCCGAGCCTTGGCTCAAACCCCTGTCACCGAGGGGGCATGTGGTCTGGAGTCGGGAGCTtagaccactacaccagactccagCACACTGATAGGACTTTTCTGTAAGATTAGGATCCTATAAGATTTCAATGTTTTTTTCTCCTATAGGATTTCTATTAATTTTGTGGATCGCAATTGTATAGatatttacattacattctaAAGGATTTATCCTCAAACCTTGGCTATACACTATAGTTAACTTCCCTGCTTAATATAAGGAGCACCCACCCTCCAAACCTTTTATAAAAGTACCTACAGTATGAATGTGGACAGTAACACATGTGAACTACTGTATAATGACATCATAATCAACGAATATTGAACTACCACCATTGCAACTTTAGATGGTGACCTTATAGTGGGGAACTGCCGGTAAAGTCCCCTCTACCCAGTAGCTGTCTCGTGCAGCCCCATCCCCCCATGGTCCAAGGGATATAACTTGAGTCAACACTTGCATCTGGTGCATCTGCATCACACATTCAAGTTATTGTGCCAACAAGTAACAACAATAGCTGTGAAACCTACTGAGATTGTCTGCAAGGTTCTTTACACTTGTGTCAAAATGGTGTACTATGTGGGATTACAGCCAAACAGCATAGAACTTGATTAACAATTTGATGTAATCTTAATGTGGCACAGGTCATCATATTTACCTTGTTCACAATATCTGGATCAGGTGTGACAAGAGGTCACTAGATTGGAACTGGTAGTTACATCCACGAGGAAGATAGGGAAGCTAGGGAGGGAGCACCTtctagggatggagggagggtgtgGGGGACAGctctgggggagagggaaggatgcGGGGAGGGGTACAACcctgggaggaagggagagagggaggggcagaggggagggagggagagggggtggtacAACCCTAGGAGAAAGGACGGAGGGGAGGGAGCCAGgtagggagggagatgagtggtaCAACCccgggaggaagggagagagggagggacggaggggagggagggagatgagtggtaCAACCCCGGGAGGAAGGAGTTGGGGGTCTCATTATCTTCAGGTTTTTCTTTTCCTCCACTTATCCCAACATAGAGAAGGTAAAGGGAACATTCTGTTTTTTGTATGCATAGCTGACTATTATAGATTAAATGACAGAAATGCTATTATCTTTGTGTTACTGTACCTAAAAATGTAATTTCCTTCTGGTTTTTATTTGCATATAAGCACTGTATAGATGCTCTGCATTCAAAATGTTGTGTTATAATAACATTTTATGTAGTATTATATGTTATATTGTAATGTCTAATTCAAAGACAAGAAGTTGCCTGAataagaatcaaatcaaataactTAAGTCTACCTATAGGACTGCGAGAATCCTATAGGATCCAATAGGATCACTTTTGATTACCAATAAGAAAAAAGTAGTCCAATAGGATTCCGATGGGATTCTGATAGTTAAACTGTCATTGTGTAACTATCAGAATCTAGGGCTTTTGGGTGTAACTATCATTACTAGGGCTTTGGGTGTATCGTCATCATAGCAGTTGGACACTAAAGGATATTTTAGGAAGGTTTCATTACTTTGCAATTGATTTGTAAACAACTGCTGTGGAGCTGTGACATGACTTCCCAAGATAACAGTAGGCTACTACAGCACCTTATAATTCAGGTTGGATTGAGGGTTGTCATGGGCAATGGCCGGGTCAATGAGGCACTTCAAGTGGTACTTGAGGGTCACTATGGGAGATCATTGGGTACATATATTGCCATAGAAACCAGGTGCATAATAAGAGAACAATTATTATCTTCCACTCCCCTTACCTTAGCAAGAGTTTTTTTTCCGGGCTCTGTCCATTACTACATTTTTCCAGCGGGGAACCGTGGGGTTCTTCTAGGCCTTCAGAGGTCTAAGGATTTATCATTTTTGAAatcttttttgtattttgtatttcatCTTTACAATAATTGCAATGATCTTCTGATTTCGTTTCTTCCGTTTGTGTTGGAAAGAGAACGGTTAATACTGAAGAGAAAAATCTAGCTAGTTCAGCCAGCCGTTGACTAGGCCTTCAGAAGCTGGACAGACAGCCTCTGCCAATCAACACTGACAGCACAAGATAAAATAATCAGTGGTGCAAGCAGTAGATTTCCCAAGCTAGTAACTTTAGCTAGCTTATGTTGTAGTAGTGTGACAATGTTAGTTAGCTTGTGTTGTAGTCGTGTAACAGGGGTGATGGCGGCTGCAGCAGCTGTTATCAACTTCAAGGTGGATgctgttgctaatttgttagcatCACCCTTTTCAAGATTAACTTTCAAACTTCTTTCAAATGTAGTTTACAAAtgatcatcatctggtgagtggcACTGTTTTTTGTTGCAGccagcttgctgttagctatcCCTTTGAAGGTAATGactgaaacattgttgcatttaaacaTTAGATTACAGTTTAGTGGAATGaacattataaaatatatttgcaaTGGGAAGTAACAGCTGATTTGTTCATTTCATTTTGGCCTGTTAGAGTGAATGGGCTGCTTATTCTTTAACATTATTcgatgctgtgtgtgactgctgtcgccTGTCTATCAGCCCGGTCTATGTGTTTGACCAaaactctctctccttcagcaccatggagtgaacaGGTATTACGGTCgttgtcctttcagcaccatgagcctgTCACCTTTGAGGTGACACTGTTGTTGTTGCTATTGGTGTTAATGTGATTCACAGGTTGTTTAAACAGTGTGTTCTTTGTTTTGCTGGTCACACTATTGTATCCTTTGTGTCCATGctggttctgtctctgtgtgcgcGGCAGCCTGAAGCATAGCCAGAtaaattgattaattgattgattaattcatAATGTCATCAAAAAGCATTGCTCTTTTTTCGCTAGAACTAGAACGGTCCGACTGCAGAAGATATAATGTGGGACGCATTCAGTGATGCTAtgttttctgttattttcttgatttttgagTTTGATACAAGGTATTGGAAGATTTCTGGCTCTTCTGAAGGCCTAGTTCCTGTCCTATAGTCACGGTTCACCACTGTATTTTTCTTAAACTTAAACTTGACAAAATGGCTGATGTAAGGTTGTAACACCAAACCTACTACTTATTGTGAGTTCAATCGTCAATGTACTCTAATTCcccatttgtaaaaaaaaaaaagaaaaaaaagaagaaaaaaaaaggacATTGATAAAAGATCAGTTGCAAATGTGACAATCTGGGTTCATATCCTGGTCTTACCACAATACGCTTTGCTGTTGGGCTTGGGGAGCTACCTCAAGGCTTCAGCTCTCAGGCTCATCTCATGTGTTCACTGAACCATCTGTTTTACAGTCTTGAGCTAATGTAGTAACAGTAGTCAATGTAATTAATGACATGCAAATTTAAAcataaaataataattgaaaaagcatttaacattttttttataatggcTGATAAAAATAACAGGCTTTTAAGATTAGACCATTTCCTGTTGCTAGTTGTTATTTCTATTAATATTTCAAAGTACTACGTTCCAATTTTCAGGTTAAATTAATCTTTCTTATGCAGCATGTTACAAATCCATTATGTTTTGCAACTCATTGAACAACAAGGGCACAACCTGAACTATCAGTGATCAGGGGCCTCATTTCTAAACATTGCGTATGTAGAAAATATACCCCAAACCATGCGTGCACCACTTTCCCGCAAAAGTTGGCAATTCTAAAAACTGAACTTAGAGTGAGAATGTCCTTAGCTCCACGCAAACTTTAGACCATGTGTGCACACATTTTCTAGTGGTTAACGTATTGTATTGCAAGCATTGGCGACTCGTCCATTAGGATATTAAGGGCAGTGCCCCACTTGAGATTGGTCCAAAAAAGTTGAACATGTATTTTTcaccaaaatatatattatataattcaAGGATTATGTGTAAAATACCCATAAAAGTGTGGTTAATTTCTGTACATTTAACTATTTCAAAAATATATCGTTCAAAACAAGCTGCTCAGTTACCTACTGCTCTGCTATCAGACAGCAGTTTCGGGCGTTTGGCCTTCCGCCAGCGCTTGGACTGCATTGCCAACTATAGTATACATTCCTTGCGATTgggcgcgggggggggggggggggctgcagcAATGAAATTGCAGGATTTCATGACATGGTTTTCACAGCACTAAGTAAATGGACCGTCTTGGGTCGTTAAAATGAATGCCCAGGTTCTGGGTCTGTTCTATCAGATACTGAACAGATGGTGCTAAAGAGCAAATTGCAATGAActtataaataaataatcatgacaGTCATTGGGAGCCTGGGACTTGAACAGGACATCCACATCCATCAACAGTTGAAGGACAGAGGGATACACTATCTAGAACTTTCTTGTGGATCTGGTAGGATAAAAAAACATGTCTTTGTGGCTGTGCCCAATTGACAACGCTGTTTTTTGTTTCCCCTGCCATTAGATGCTAGTTAGTAGACACTACAGTTGTGGCCAgaaatattggcacccttgcacttttttCAAGTAACTCACAATTTTCCCTAAAAATAAGTTGTAATTGACCTAAGTATTTGGTCTCTATAATTCTTTATTTCACTGTTAATATTACAAAACCTTTGTTTTTGATTTAGAACTTAATATATCTATTTAAATCAGAAATGGCATTGAGAAAATTATTGACACCCAAGACTTAATTTTTGGTAGCACAGCCTTTGGTCAAAATAACTGCAATCAAGCCATCGATGAGCTTTGTGCACCTCGGTACTGGCAGTTTCGCACTCTCCTCTTGTGCAAACTGCTCCAGTCCTCACATATTTGAAGGGTGCCTTCTCCtaactgctgttttcagatctctccacaaGTTTTCAATGGGAGTTAGATCTGGACTCATTGCAGGCCACTTCAGAACAGTCCAGTGTTTTGTCTTGAACCATTCCTGAGTGCTTTTTTaagtgtgttttgagtcattgtcctgctgaaagaccCATGACCTTCGACGGAGACCCTGCTTTCTGACACTGGCTCCGACATTGCACTCCTGATTTCATGATGCAATGCACACGTTCAAGGCACCCAGTgccagaggcagc of Salmo trutta chromosome 1, fSalTru1.1, whole genome shotgun sequence contains these proteins:
- the LOC115198820 gene encoding protein shisa-9B-like; amino-acid sequence: MMRSAGLLLGYFLVKVLVCDAEGEPGQKLDGFIMVPTGTNESKLNRENSVSESPHTEDRCRGYYDVMGQWDPPFVCQTGSYLYCCGTCGFRFCCEFTSSRLDQTTCKNYDTPPWMMTGRPPPKKKDPTHDPTKDKTNLIVYIICGVVAIMALVGIFTKLGLEKAHRPHRENMSRALAQVMRQPGPGEHSEDIGVHGQHYDNMQANRVPANSLQANQMNSVGPGSSLMPGLGSPPHPYPSMGQIASPYEQQQPGKELNKYASLKAVAEKVNDNFYTNRRHMVEMAAKGSLPMHPMHRIEQEPSNPYSPPLQPSLKQNGHKSKSTKGHSSHSSSSHTLAYGSNTIANPGMQKNWDGSETVGRRQSHGTKKHCTIEQVNEMHSTSRSQHYMPPQPYFVSNSKTEVTV